One window of Thermacetogenium phaeum DSM 12270 genomic DNA carries:
- a CDS encoding CvpA family protein: MNLLDGIILILLAAGALSGYRRGLIGAAASFLGFLGGIWLAGHYYIPLAGILEQRLGLEELFTRILFPFCAGIPVSGGEPLLNPVPGADVPGFPPSLWEPVQALNLGIGGVAIARTLADSLVKLLAFFLIYALASFTLGSLAGFLGGICTRIAGLFLLGGVNRLGGLALGLVTSALFVAVAVGMLTPFIFGLTLGLPAAEGLRQALLNNWNASLLIPYFTRSWGAIALVLARLFRMV; this comes from the coding sequence ATGAATCTTCTCGACGGAATCATCCTTATTCTTCTGGCTGCAGGTGCTCTGAGCGGTTACCGGCGCGGGCTTATCGGCGCAGCAGCCTCTTTCTTGGGGTTCCTGGGAGGGATCTGGCTGGCCGGCCACTATTACATCCCTTTGGCCGGCATCCTGGAGCAGCGCCTTGGTTTGGAGGAGCTCTTCACCCGCATCCTCTTTCCCTTCTGCGCCGGAATCCCCGTCAGCGGTGGGGAGCCTCTTTTGAATCCTGTGCCGGGTGCGGATGTCCCCGGTTTTCCGCCTTCCCTCTGGGAACCGGTGCAGGCGTTGAATCTGGGCATCGGCGGTGTTGCCATCGCCCGCACGCTGGCTGACAGCCTGGTAAAGCTGTTGGCCTTCTTCCTCATCTATGCCCTGGCCTCCTTTACCCTGGGTTCGCTGGCGGGCTTCTTGGGCGGAATCTGCACCAGAATTGCCGGGCTGTTCCTGCTGGGGGGTGTGAACAGATTGGGAGGCCTGGCCTTGGGGCTGGTGACCAGCGCCCTCTTCGTGGCCGTTGCGGTGGGGATGCTGACCCCTTTCATCTTCGGTCTCACCCTGGGCCTACCGGCAGCCGAGGGGCTGCGCCAGGCGCTTCTCAACAACTGGAATGCCTCACTGCTAATACCTTATTTCACCAGAAGCTGGGGAGCGATCGCCTTGGTGCTGGCGCGCCTCTTTCGAATGGTCTAA
- the selD gene encoding selenide, water dikinase SelD has product MPKEQETIRLTRFARYSGUAAKLGPGALEEILAGLPRFEHPDLLVGTGIPDDAGVYRLRPDLALVQTVDFFTPVVDDPYWFGQVAAANALSDIYAMGATPLTALNLVAFPSCKLGPEVLRAILKGGCDKVAEAGALVLGGHSVEDDEPKYGLAVTGVVHPAEVVTNSGACPGDFLILTKPLGTGVMVTALKGGLLTPDEERKLAEVMALLNAPAAEAMRLVGVHACTDITGFGLLGHLREMAVNSGVDVEIELASLPLLPKAKKFAEEGLIPGGAYRNKEYLKDHVEIGGRISPAEEDLLYDPQTSGGLLIAVSGEKREQLLSALREKGVASPRAVGRVTGRGKGRILVRGV; this is encoded by the coding sequence GTGCCGAAAGAGCAAGAAACCATCAGATTGACCCGCTTTGCCCGCTACTCCGGTTGAGCGGCCAAACTGGGGCCGGGTGCCCTGGAGGAAATACTGGCCGGGCTGCCGCGCTTTGAACATCCCGACCTTTTGGTCGGCACTGGGATACCCGATGATGCCGGGGTTTACCGCCTGCGGCCGGATCTCGCCTTGGTGCAGACGGTGGATTTCTTCACACCGGTGGTGGACGACCCCTACTGGTTCGGCCAGGTGGCTGCGGCCAATGCCTTGAGCGACATCTACGCCATGGGGGCAACCCCCTTGACGGCCTTGAACTTGGTTGCCTTTCCCTCCTGCAAGCTGGGCCCGGAAGTGCTCCGCGCCATCCTCAAGGGGGGGTGCGACAAGGTGGCCGAGGCGGGTGCGCTGGTGCTGGGCGGGCATTCCGTTGAGGATGATGAGCCCAAGTACGGGCTGGCGGTGACCGGCGTCGTCCATCCCGCGGAAGTCGTCACCAACAGCGGTGCCTGCCCCGGGGATTTCCTCATCCTTACCAAACCGCTGGGGACGGGGGTGATGGTGACGGCCCTGAAGGGAGGCCTCCTCACTCCCGACGAAGAGAGGAAGCTGGCGGAGGTGATGGCCTTGCTCAACGCCCCCGCCGCAGAAGCCATGCGCCTGGTGGGCGTCCATGCCTGCACCGATATCACGGGATTCGGCCTGCTCGGACACCTGCGGGAAATGGCCGTCAACAGCGGTGTGGATGTGGAAATAGAGCTCGCTTCCCTCCCGCTGCTTCCAAAGGCGAAGAAGTTTGCGGAGGAAGGGCTGATTCCCGGAGGTGCCTACAGAAACAAGGAGTATCTCAAGGACCATGTGGAGATCGGCGGCCGGATCTCTCCTGCCGAGGAGGACCTCCTCTATGACCCGCAGACATCCGGGGGGCTGCTTATCGCCGTCTCCGGAGAAAAGCGGGAGCAGCTGCTTTCCGCTCTGCGGGAAAAAGGGGTTGCTTCCCCTCGTGCCGTCGGACGGGTTACGGGAAGGGGAAAGGGCAGGATTCTGGTGCGGGGGGTTTAA
- the yedF gene encoding sulfurtransferase-like selenium metabolism protein YedF, giving the protein MSEEGVFVDARGLSCPQPVIMTRKALESAAEGRVTAVVDNEVARDNIVKMARSLSCEVDIDRAGSDYYIHITRPEHFSTRLQRQETQLFVFSSDCLGRGSEELGRTLMKNFFYSLCEQGGLGKVLIFLNGGVRLTCTGSPVLDYLIELQQDGAAILTCGTCLDYYQLRSSLGVGEVTNMYAIVEYLQQCPRVVFL; this is encoded by the coding sequence TTGTCGGAGGAAGGTGTGTTTGTGGATGCCCGCGGGCTTTCCTGCCCCCAGCCGGTGATCATGACCAGGAAAGCCCTGGAGTCGGCCGCTGAGGGGAGGGTGACGGCTGTCGTCGATAATGAAGTCGCCAGAGATAACATCGTGAAGATGGCCCGCTCGCTCTCCTGTGAGGTAGACATCGACAGGGCGGGGAGCGATTATTACATCCACATTACCAGGCCGGAGCACTTCTCCACCCGACTGCAGAGACAGGAAACACAACTCTTTGTGTTTTCCTCAGACTGCCTGGGCCGGGGGAGTGAAGAGCTCGGGCGGACCCTGATGAAGAACTTCTTCTATTCCCTGTGCGAGCAGGGAGGATTGGGCAAGGTCCTGATATTCTTAAACGGCGGGGTCAGGCTGACCTGTACCGGGTCACCGGTGCTGGATTATCTCATCGAGCTTCAGCAAGACGGCGCCGCCATTCTCACCTGCGGCACCTGCCTGGACTATTACCAGCTGCGTTCCAGCCTGGGTGTGGGCGAGGTCACTAACATGTACGCCATTGTCGAATACCTTCAGCAATGCCCCCGTGTTGTT